A region from the Desulfoglaeba alkanexedens ALDC genome encodes:
- the argS gene encoding arginine--tRNA ligase: protein MAVIRRQLLEMLEGSIRRLTGPNIEEDSVTPEVQLEIPKHPEYGDYATNAAMSLTRILKRSPREIAKAVVESLDDPAGILHKVEIAGPGFINFFIRPSAWHHVLETIMADPDGYGRQDLGRGRKVQVEFVSANPTGPLHIGHGRGAATGDVLANILELCGYKVDREYYINDAGKQMDTLGRSLFYRYRQLLGEAVDFPEDHYKGAYLLDLARRFRETFGDGYRDASEDQVLEIFTRYAGERILEGIREDLEVFGVTFDAWFSERNLHREDAIRKTIEELEARGYIYEHEGAKWFRSTAFGDEKDRVVVRANGVSTYFAADLAYHKNKFDRNYELVVDVWGADHHGYVPRMLAGVQALGRNRDDLRIVLVQLVNLLRGGKPVAMSTRAGEFVTLREVIDEVGKDAARFIFLTRRSDSHLDFDLEVAKMQSNDNPVYYVQYAHARLCSVFEVARERGVPCEWRRPPDLDPLTGPQEVDLMKLLGEYPEVLANSARYLEPHRIPYYLNELVALFHSYYNHNRILGEDEAVTQARLYLAAALRVVIRNGLSVLGVTAPEKM, encoded by the coding sequence ATGGCTGTAATCCGAAGGCAACTTCTGGAAATGCTGGAAGGCTCCATCAGGCGGCTGACCGGCCCGAACATTGAAGAAGATTCCGTAACGCCGGAGGTGCAACTCGAGATCCCCAAGCATCCGGAATACGGCGACTACGCCACCAACGCGGCCATGAGTCTCACGCGGATACTGAAGCGAAGTCCCAGAGAGATCGCGAAAGCCGTCGTGGAGTCCCTCGATGACCCGGCTGGAATCCTCCACAAGGTGGAAATCGCCGGACCCGGCTTCATCAACTTTTTCATCCGCCCGTCCGCCTGGCATCATGTTCTGGAAACCATCATGGCGGACCCGGACGGTTACGGGCGCCAGGACCTGGGCCGGGGTCGCAAGGTCCAGGTGGAATTCGTGAGCGCAAACCCGACGGGACCCCTCCACATCGGTCACGGGCGAGGGGCCGCGACCGGCGACGTCCTGGCGAACATTCTCGAACTCTGCGGCTACAAGGTGGACCGGGAGTACTACATCAACGACGCGGGAAAACAGATGGACACCCTAGGGCGCAGCCTCTTTTACCGCTACCGGCAACTGCTCGGGGAAGCGGTTGATTTTCCGGAAGACCATTACAAGGGCGCGTACTTGCTGGACCTGGCGCGCCGGTTCCGGGAAACGTTCGGCGACGGCTACCGCGACGCCTCCGAGGATCAGGTGCTGGAGATCTTCACCCGGTACGCCGGCGAACGCATTCTGGAAGGCATCCGCGAGGACCTGGAGGTCTTCGGCGTCACCTTCGACGCTTGGTTCAGCGAAAGGAATCTGCACCGGGAAGACGCCATTCGAAAGACCATCGAAGAACTGGAGGCCCGCGGTTACATTTACGAGCACGAAGGGGCCAAGTGGTTCCGGAGTACGGCGTTCGGCGATGAAAAAGACCGGGTGGTTGTACGAGCCAACGGCGTCAGCACCTACTTCGCGGCGGATCTGGCTTACCACAAGAACAAGTTCGACCGGAACTATGAGCTGGTCGTCGATGTGTGGGGGGCGGACCATCACGGCTACGTGCCGCGGATGCTGGCGGGCGTGCAGGCGCTGGGACGAAACAGGGACGATCTTCGGATCGTTTTGGTCCAGCTGGTGAACCTGCTGCGCGGCGGAAAGCCTGTGGCCATGTCCACCCGAGCCGGCGAATTCGTCACCCTTCGAGAAGTCATCGACGAAGTGGGAAAGGACGCCGCCCGATTCATCTTCCTCACCCGCCGCTCGGACAGCCATCTCGATTTCGACTTGGAAGTGGCGAAGATGCAGAGCAACGACAACCCCGTCTATTATGTGCAATACGCTCACGCGAGGCTTTGCAGCGTCTTCGAAGTGGCGCGGGAACGGGGCGTCCCGTGCGAGTGGCGCCGGCCCCCGGACCTGGATCCCCTCACCGGACCCCAGGAAGTGGATCTCATGAAGCTTCTCGGGGAATACCCCGAGGTCCTGGCCAACAGCGCCCGGTACCTGGAACCGCACCGGATCCCCTACTACCTGAACGAACTGGTCGCGCTGTTTCACAGCTACTACAATCACAACCGGATACTCGGTGAAGACGAAGCTGTGACCCAGGCGCGGCTGTACCTGGCGGCGGCCCTTCGCGTCGTCATCCGAAACGGGCTGTCGGTGCTGGGAGTGACCGCACCCGAAAAAATGTGA
- a CDS encoding SPOR domain-containing protein, whose amino-acid sequence MKHRKPNKRSEGQGKRKRFRFELGPGQILALATGAVAALAWMFLCGILVGRGLPPPSTDRTPLAARLYAFLGLDRHDDPTAENAADTWEDPQEILQSLQYHEALTQPPKLTQPVPHEPSAPTEQRPASDEPPGESPVLAEPPPTSIEEKAGNYTLMAASFKHPNNAENLVRRLQDKGYAPRMETVHTGSGELWHRVLVGSFETREQAQAFAARFNREENLEGLVIRLER is encoded by the coding sequence ATGAAACACCGGAAACCGAACAAGCGCTCGGAAGGACAAGGAAAGCGGAAACGTTTTCGGTTCGAACTGGGCCCGGGGCAGATCCTGGCGCTGGCTACCGGGGCCGTCGCGGCCCTGGCATGGATGTTCCTTTGCGGCATTCTGGTGGGGCGAGGACTACCCCCGCCGTCCACCGACCGGACGCCGCTCGCCGCTCGACTCTACGCCTTCCTGGGTCTGGACCGGCACGATGACCCCACTGCCGAAAACGCCGCGGACACCTGGGAGGATCCCCAGGAGATTCTGCAGTCCCTCCAGTACCACGAAGCCTTGACTCAGCCGCCTAAGCTCACCCAGCCCGTTCCCCACGAGCCGTCGGCCCCGACGGAACAGCGCCCCGCCTCGGACGAACCCCCGGGCGAATCCCCCGTCCTCGCGGAACCCCCCCCGACTTCCATCGAAGAAAAGGCGGGGAACTACACCCTCATGGCGGCATCCTTCAAGCACCCGAACAACGCCGAAAACCTGGTGCGGCGACTCCAGGACAAAGGCTACGCCCCCAGGATGGAAACGGTCCACACCGGAAGCGGAGAACTCTGGCACCGCGTGCTCGTCGGATCTTTTGAAACGCGCGAACAGGCGCAGGCGTTCGCCGCCCGGTTCAACCGGGAAGAAAACTTGGAAGGACTGGTGATCCGGCTGGAACGGTGA
- a CDS encoding GNAT family N-acetyltransferase → MALRFDVVSEISRIDPELWNRLSWQASPIMEWGYFYALEKSGSASPERGYRPRHLVLYQDGNPVAVAPLYQRERSWVEFGDGGLLQFLAELTGYPYHVGLLAAVPLTPVPGYQFLCHGSPNPLRLHEALLDYIDFLCDTQKLVTSRMYFTAMETAAGDARSRQDLHRLLVGKGYVNLKSEYCLWFNRGYRSFDDFLKVFRSSRRHKIKRELRDIAAAGIDIRMVEGREAPESLFDDMYRLYVQTWTKHMGSDLRPFFNQQFFRLLHERFRHRCAFSIASRSGETVAMAIFYHKGKQLYGRYWGAFEDYPFLHFATCYYHPIRYAIGEGYQVLDPGFGGEHKLFRGFEVVPASHYIKFYGDEERKFAYSVLERMQARAKAGEVSSKGERRF, encoded by the coding sequence ATGGCACTGCGTTTCGATGTGGTATCCGAAATTTCCCGGATCGATCCGGAACTCTGGAACCGGCTGAGCTGGCAGGCGTCGCCGATCATGGAATGGGGCTATTTCTATGCACTGGAAAAATCGGGATCGGCTTCCCCGGAACGGGGCTACCGGCCTCGGCACCTCGTCTTGTACCAGGACGGGAATCCAGTGGCCGTCGCTCCGCTTTACCAGAGGGAGCGGTCGTGGGTGGAGTTCGGCGACGGCGGGCTGCTTCAGTTTCTGGCCGAACTGACCGGCTACCCGTACCATGTGGGGCTGCTGGCCGCCGTGCCCCTGACCCCGGTTCCGGGTTATCAGTTTCTGTGTCATGGCAGTCCCAATCCCTTGCGTCTTCATGAAGCGCTCCTCGATTATATCGATTTCCTTTGTGACACGCAGAAACTCGTAACTTCCCGTATGTATTTCACCGCCATGGAAACGGCCGCCGGCGATGCCCGTTCGCGGCAGGACCTGCACCGGCTTTTGGTCGGCAAGGGGTACGTGAACCTCAAGAGCGAATACTGCCTCTGGTTCAACCGCGGATACCGAAGTTTCGACGACTTTCTGAAGGTCTTTCGTTCTTCGAGGCGGCATAAGATCAAACGCGAGCTTCGCGATATCGCTGCGGCGGGCATCGACATCCGCATGGTCGAGGGCCGTGAGGCCCCGGAATCCCTGTTCGACGACATGTACCGGCTCTATGTGCAGACATGGACCAAGCACATGGGATCGGACCTTCGTCCCTTCTTCAATCAACAGTTTTTCAGACTGCTTCACGAGCGCTTTCGGCACCGGTGCGCCTTCAGTATCGCCTCCCGAAGCGGTGAAACCGTCGCTATGGCCATTTTCTATCACAAGGGAAAGCAGCTGTACGGCCGGTACTGGGGAGCTTTCGAAGACTATCCGTTCCTTCATTTCGCCACCTGCTACTATCATCCCATCCGCTATGCCATCGGCGAAGGGTACCAGGTGCTGGATCCGGGATTCGGAGGGGAGCACAAGCTGTTTCGGGGATTCGAAGTGGTTCCCGCCTCGCACTACATCAAGTTTTACGGCGACGAAGAACGAAAATTCGCCTATTCGGTCCTGGAAAGGATGCAGGCGAGGGCGAAAGCCGGCGAGGTTTCCAGCAAAGGCGAGCGAAGGTTCTGA
- a CDS encoding dipeptidase — protein MIPKEILDKIDSNRKRYVDELAGFLAIPSVSTYSHHRADVRRAGEWVLHQVKRLGFQGGLFETGGHPVVFAQRCPHPDRPTLLVYGHYDVQPPEPKDEWVSPPFTPSIRDGYIYARGASDDKGQFFTYIKAVEAVLAVAGELPINVKILAEGEEEIGSPNLPAFLKKRRDDLKADAMAVSDGAQFARGVPAITYGLRGLSYFQLDVRGPRFDLHSGSFGGLVTNPALALSSILAKLKDENGAVALPGFYDDVVELEEWERREMASLPFDEEDLKRYLGVKELDGEKGYTPLERKTARPTLDVNGIWGGFAGEGAKTIIPARAGAKISMRLVPNQTPKRVNALFEGHVRTLVPSGIRVDVKELHGAEPVLIARDLKEIQAASRAIQVGFGKTPVFIREGGSIPVINIFKERLGLEAILMMGWGSPDDGAHSPNERFHLEDFHRGIRAAAALLYELL, from the coding sequence ATGATTCCCAAAGAGATTCTCGACAAGATCGACAGCAACCGGAAGCGTTACGTGGACGAATTGGCCGGCTTTCTCGCCATTCCCAGCGTCAGCACCTATTCCCACCATCGAGCGGACGTACGGCGGGCCGGCGAGTGGGTGCTGCACCAGGTGAAACGCCTGGGCTTTCAAGGCGGGCTTTTCGAAACGGGCGGACATCCCGTGGTTTTCGCCCAGCGCTGCCCTCATCCGGACCGCCCGACCCTCCTCGTTTACGGCCATTACGACGTGCAGCCCCCCGAACCGAAAGACGAGTGGGTGTCGCCGCCTTTCACACCCAGCATTCGCGATGGATACATCTACGCACGAGGTGCCAGTGACGACAAGGGCCAGTTTTTCACCTACATCAAGGCGGTGGAAGCGGTGCTCGCCGTCGCGGGAGAACTGCCCATCAACGTGAAGATCCTCGCGGAAGGCGAAGAAGAGATCGGAAGTCCCAATCTGCCGGCATTTCTGAAAAAGCGACGTGACGATCTGAAAGCGGACGCCATGGCCGTTTCGGACGGCGCCCAGTTCGCCCGCGGCGTCCCCGCCATCACCTACGGACTGCGAGGCCTTTCCTATTTCCAGCTGGACGTCCGGGGGCCGCGTTTCGACCTGCATTCTGGAAGTTTCGGCGGCCTGGTGACCAACCCCGCCCTGGCGCTTTCCTCCATCCTCGCCAAGCTGAAGGATGAAAACGGAGCTGTGGCTCTACCGGGGTTTTACGACGACGTGGTGGAACTGGAGGAATGGGAACGGCGGGAAATGGCCTCCCTTCCCTTCGACGAAGAGGACCTGAAACGATACCTCGGCGTGAAAGAACTGGACGGCGAAAAGGGCTACACGCCCCTCGAACGAAAAACCGCCCGTCCCACGCTCGACGTGAACGGCATCTGGGGAGGTTTCGCGGGAGAAGGGGCCAAGACCATCATTCCCGCCAGGGCCGGAGCCAAGATCAGCATGCGCCTCGTACCCAACCAGACGCCGAAACGGGTGAACGCCCTTTTCGAGGGCCACGTCCGGACGCTGGTTCCTTCCGGCATTCGCGTGGACGTGAAGGAACTTCACGGAGCGGAGCCGGTGTTGATCGCGAGGGATTTAAAAGAAATTCAAGCGGCTTCGCGGGCCATCCAGGTGGGGTTCGGCAAAACGCCGGTCTTCATTCGAGAAGGCGGGTCCATACCTGTCATCAACATCTTCAAGGAGCGACTCGGGCTGGAAGCCATCCTGATGATGGGATGGGGAAGCCCCGACGACGGCGCCCATTCCCCCAACGAACGCTTTCACTTGGAGGACTTTCACCGGGGCATCCGCGCCGCCGCGGCCCTGCTTTACGAACTACTCTGA
- a CDS encoding zinc-ribbon domain-containing protein — MKLTCSGCGTVFSVPEEKLPKGKSVRLACPKCQTPMQVAVEDDAASKEGSSIEAGRPAWLEADSDEDWTPLELVDEGVPTALVCSADPGHAARVEQALKELNCFVSVAHTPKRALGRLRRNTFDVVVVGEADLEDSPNRSVLDHFRTIPMSVRRRTVLCVLSGRAKTMDAMEGFRLQADLVVHPGDLDTLRVVVQRTLREHQEFYKVFRDEMEKRGDL, encoded by the coding sequence TTGAAGCTCACGTGTTCGGGATGCGGCACGGTGTTTTCCGTGCCCGAAGAAAAGCTTCCCAAGGGAAAGTCGGTGCGGCTGGCGTGTCCCAAGTGCCAGACTCCCATGCAGGTCGCGGTGGAAGACGACGCGGCCTCCAAGGAGGGTTCTTCCATCGAGGCGGGGCGGCCGGCATGGCTGGAAGCCGACAGTGACGAAGATTGGACGCCCCTGGAACTGGTGGATGAAGGCGTCCCGACGGCTTTGGTGTGCTCTGCGGACCCGGGACACGCCGCCCGGGTGGAACAGGCGCTGAAGGAGCTCAACTGCTTCGTCAGCGTGGCCCACACGCCCAAGCGGGCGTTGGGTCGCCTGCGGCGGAACACCTTCGACGTGGTGGTGGTTGGAGAAGCGGACCTCGAGGATTCGCCGAACCGCAGCGTGCTCGACCATTTTCGAACCATTCCCATGTCGGTTCGCCGCCGGACGGTGCTGTGCGTGTTGAGTGGACGGGCCAAGACCATGGATGCCATGGAAGGGTTTCGGCTGCAGGCGGATCTGGTGGTGCATCCGGGGGACCTGGACACGTTGCGGGTCGTCGTCCAACGGACCCTCCGGGAACACCAGGAGTTCTACAAGGTCTTTCGGGATGAAATGGAGAAAAGGGGGGATCTCTGA
- a CDS encoding multicopper oxidase domain-containing protein, with protein sequence MMWLVRNIKIVCLTFAILFTCTPAKASSVEYQLTIVQQEVNITGKPVYGMTINGAIPGPTLHFKEGDIARIHVHNKMSVETSIHWHGLLVPNHMDGVPYVTYPPIRPGTTFTYEFPIRQNGTYWYHSHTSLQEQSGVYGAIVIEPRQNSPKPDRDYVVLLSDWTDEDPHEVIRTLKRGSEWYALEKGSSQSILGAARLGMLGDYFKRELQRMPAMDIADVAYDRFLANGEPESTLHAEPNEIIRLRIIDGSATTYFHLEFAGGPMTIVAADGLDVEPLKENRFLIGVAETYDVLVRVPASGAYEFRATAHDGSGYASAWIGSGEHHRAQDVPRPNLYHTMGDISLKQIFSLTPAGTMGMSDREIEAGKFDQPGMMGMGSMDMGSMSSMESMDHGADPSKVKMGSMDHTSSAGTGGTSHDASMPMEHHTSPAQGMEHGGHSMPISPQTSRIGKHYGTDFRLLAADVSASKNLAVDGMDPSRPWPPYAKLRATRPTAFSKDKPVREIRLTLDGDMQRYVWFLNNKPLSESDSIRIREGEVARFIMINRTMMHHPMHLHGHFFRVINGQGDYAPLKHTVNVAPMSTTVIEFDANESGDWFFHCHLLYHMESGMARVVNYEGFTLDPQLAAVRPNLYKDSWYYWGQANALSNMTEGFLMLSNTRNILTAGWEAGWREVDDTEWEGIFTYDRYINRFFTILAGADLLGEGDDLDDTRGVFGFRYLLPLNLESRVWIDTDGGARFNLGKSLELTPRLALLGEAQYDTHDKWEGSAGVSYLVHKRLSFVVQWNSDYGLGGGLRILF encoded by the coding sequence ATGATGTGGCTGGTAAGAAACATCAAAATTGTTTGTCTGACTTTTGCTATCCTCTTCACCTGTACACCCGCCAAAGCATCAAGCGTCGAATACCAACTCACGATCGTCCAGCAGGAGGTCAACATCACCGGAAAGCCTGTATATGGTATGACCATAAACGGTGCTATTCCGGGTCCAACCTTGCATTTCAAAGAGGGAGACATCGCCCGAATCCACGTCCACAACAAGATGAGCGTGGAAACCTCCATCCATTGGCACGGTTTGCTCGTCCCGAACCATATGGACGGTGTCCCGTATGTTACCTATCCTCCGATCAGGCCCGGAACAACCTTTACCTATGAATTTCCCATTCGCCAGAACGGAACCTACTGGTATCACTCCCACACCAGCCTGCAGGAGCAAAGCGGGGTTTACGGTGCCATCGTCATAGAGCCGCGCCAGAACAGCCCGAAGCCCGACCGTGACTATGTTGTTTTGCTCTCCGACTGGACCGACGAGGATCCGCACGAAGTGATTCGAACACTCAAGCGAGGTAGTGAATGGTATGCCCTCGAAAAGGGCAGTTCCCAGAGCATCCTCGGTGCCGCCCGCCTCGGAATGCTCGGCGACTACTTCAAGCGAGAGCTCCAACGCATGCCGGCCATGGACATCGCTGACGTGGCCTACGACCGCTTCCTCGCCAACGGCGAGCCTGAATCAACCCTCCATGCGGAGCCAAATGAAATCATCCGGCTGCGTATTATTGACGGCTCTGCCACCACCTATTTCCACCTTGAATTCGCCGGTGGCCCGATGACCATCGTCGCTGCGGACGGCCTTGACGTGGAACCGCTCAAAGAAAATCGCTTTCTCATTGGCGTCGCTGAAACCTATGATGTGCTCGTCCGAGTCCCCGCGTCCGGGGCCTACGAATTCCGAGCCACTGCCCACGACGGCTCGGGCTACGCGTCGGCCTGGATAGGTTCCGGCGAACACCACCGTGCCCAGGATGTGCCTAGACCAAACCTCTATCACACCATGGGTGATATCAGCCTGAAACAGATCTTCTCCCTCACCCCCGCTGGCACCATGGGCATGTCCGATCGTGAGATTGAAGCCGGCAAATTCGATCAGCCCGGAATGATGGGCATGGGCTCGATGGATATGGGCAGTATGAGCAGCATGGAAAGCATGGACCATGGCGCAGACCCTTCCAAAGTGAAAATGGGCAGTATGGATCACACATCGAGTGCAGGCACTGGGGGTACATCACACGATGCCAGTATGCCGATGGAGCACCACACCTCCCCCGCCCAAGGTATGGAACACGGCGGCCATTCTATGCCGATATCTCCTCAGACCTCAAGGATCGGCAAACACTATGGCACCGATTTTCGCTTACTCGCTGCTGATGTGTCTGCATCCAAAAACCTCGCCGTTGATGGCATGGACCCGAGCCGCCCATGGCCACCCTACGCCAAACTGCGGGCCACCAGGCCTACTGCTTTTTCCAAGGACAAACCCGTCCGGGAAATCCGCCTCACTCTTGACGGAGACATGCAACGCTATGTCTGGTTCCTCAACAATAAGCCTCTCTCAGAGAGCGATTCGATCCGCATCCGCGAGGGCGAGGTCGCACGCTTTATCATGATCAATCGCACCATGATGCACCACCCGATGCATTTGCACGGCCACTTCTTCCGAGTCATCAACGGCCAGGGCGACTACGCCCCACTCAAACACACCGTCAACGTCGCCCCCATGTCAACGACCGTCATCGAATTCGACGCCAACGAGTCCGGCGATTGGTTCTTCCACTGTCACTTGCTCTACCACATGGAGAGCGGGATGGCCCGAGTCGTGAACTATGAGGGCTTTACGCTCGACCCACAACTAGCGGCAGTCCGGCCTAACCTCTACAAGGATTCCTGGTATTATTGGGGCCAGGCTAATGCCCTCAGTAACATGACTGAGGGCTTTCTGATGCTTTCTAACACTCGCAACATCCTGACCGCAGGGTGGGAAGCGGGGTGGCGGGAGGTGGACGACACCGAGTGGGAAGGGATCTTCACCTACGATCGCTATATCAACCGGTTTTTCACTATCCTCGCTGGTGCTGACCTATTGGGTGAAGGGGATGATCTCGACGATACTCGAGGTGTGTTTGGATTTCGCTATCTGCTGCCGCTCAACTTGGAATCTAGGGTGTGGATTGATACCGACGGCGGTGCGAGGTTCAACTTGGGAAAATCCTTAGAATTGACGCCGCGTCTCGCTCTGTTGGGCGAAGCCCAATACGACACCCATGATAAATGGGAAGGAAGCGCAGGTGTGTCCTACCTGGTGCACAAGCGATTATCTTTCGTGGTTCAATGGAACTCCGATTACGGACTAGGCGGTGGCCTGCGGATTCTGTTCTAA
- a CDS encoding IS1634 family transposase: MPDVVMKSVHTEGVGFAPILRCYFDKCRIQQIIDDNVPLDPRRKVLSHGEACVAMITGILFQVLQLYRLCRFAFDTTVLSVILPHIAPHEYFDDRLADTLDAIYDYGIGNLEMPITREMIAQFDIDNHVCHNDPTSASVYGEYNNKTSEGIKITYGHSKKHRQDLKQFVWSLSVSSDSAFPLFQQAYNGNTADVNTYVEQWTRLVDLLDREDFLYVADSKLITKENMAHIHDHDGYFIAPAPMYESYKKAFFAALENHHQERLIPYKDQTNRGFEAPFSFSHNQKEYEFRMIILYDQGLASRKRNALHNRAEKTRQAFAELTPRLNAYQLKTRESIDKACNDILRKYQSAEFFTYTISNEPVVTYKNKKKGRPKNGEEPEKVEVITDHFSVALHFNETAFEEALYRCGYYPLITNKSQEDLSIEEAMMAHKHQYKPEHINRRAKSGFKLEPVYIHTPKRIEVYLFLFKIALQLVILIERTARKNLQARDKGLDNFMPNRKDVRNPRAENMLKAFEYVVRGHMQLPDGTSCGFVSELTPLQREILKILEVPDHFFSYDYLFDTS, encoded by the coding sequence ATGCCAGACGTTGTCATGAAATCAGTGCACACCGAGGGAGTGGGTTTTGCGCCTATCCTTCGATGCTATTTCGACAAGTGTCGTATTCAACAGATCATAGACGACAATGTGCCTCTTGACCCCAGGCGGAAAGTCCTTAGCCATGGCGAGGCTTGTGTGGCCATGATCACGGGCATCCTCTTCCAAGTACTTCAACTCTACCGGCTTTGCCGTTTCGCCTTCGATACAACCGTGCTGAGCGTGATCTTGCCCCATATCGCTCCTCATGAATATTTCGATGACCGCTTAGCCGACACACTGGATGCCATTTATGATTATGGCATCGGCAATCTAGAAATGCCCATCACCAGAGAAATGATCGCTCAATTTGACATCGACAACCACGTCTGTCACAACGACCCGACATCAGCCTCGGTTTATGGGGAATACAACAATAAAACCTCTGAAGGCATCAAGATCACCTACGGGCACAGCAAAAAGCATCGCCAGGACTTGAAACAATTCGTTTGGTCTCTGTCTGTAAGTTCCGACTCCGCATTCCCACTATTTCAGCAGGCCTACAACGGCAATACGGCCGATGTGAATACGTACGTCGAACAATGGACCCGTTTGGTTGACCTGTTGGATCGGGAGGATTTTCTCTATGTCGCCGATTCAAAGCTCATCACCAAAGAGAACATGGCTCACATCCATGATCATGATGGATATTTCATCGCCCCGGCCCCCATGTATGAGTCCTACAAAAAAGCTTTTTTTGCCGCACTTGAGAACCACCATCAGGAACGGCTCATCCCTTACAAAGATCAGACAAACCGAGGGTTTGAAGCGCCCTTCTCGTTCTCCCATAACCAGAAAGAATATGAATTCCGCATGATCATCCTCTATGATCAAGGTTTGGCTTCCAGAAAACGAAATGCCCTTCACAACCGGGCCGAAAAGACCCGTCAAGCATTTGCGGAACTCACCCCCAGGTTAAATGCCTATCAGCTAAAAACCAGGGAGTCTATCGACAAAGCCTGCAATGACATTTTGCGCAAATATCAAAGCGCTGAGTTCTTCACCTATACTATCTCCAATGAGCCCGTCGTCACTTACAAAAACAAGAAAAAGGGCCGCCCTAAAAATGGGGAAGAGCCGGAGAAGGTCGAAGTCATTACCGATCATTTTAGCGTAGCGCTTCATTTTAATGAGACCGCCTTTGAAGAGGCCCTGTATCGGTGCGGCTATTACCCTCTGATCACCAACAAATCCCAAGAAGACCTGTCCATCGAAGAAGCGATGATGGCCCATAAACACCAATACAAACCCGAGCATATCAACCGCAGGGCCAAGAGCGGATTCAAGTTGGAACCTGTTTACATCCACACGCCCAAAAGGATCGAAGTCTATTTGTTCCTTTTCAAGATAGCCCTGCAGCTCGTTATCCTTATTGAAAGAACGGCTAGAAAAAACCTCCAGGCCCGGGATAAGGGACTGGATAACTTCATGCCCAATAGAAAGGATGTTCGCAATCCACGGGCCGAGAACATGCTCAAGGCCTTCGAATACGTGGTACGCGGGCACATGCAGCTTCCCGATGGTACGTCTTGCGGGTTTGTCTCGGAACTAACCCCTTTGCAAAGGGAAATCCTGAAAATCCTGGAAGTACCCGATCACTTTTTTTCCTACGATTATCTTTTCGATACAAGTTAA
- a CDS encoding GrlR family regulatory protein: MVDGLWTIKFVSSSGATGAGVLVFWNNRIYGGDARYYYLGEYRVEGETLSVKMEITHFSGEPESVYGRMEFIELEMQGRVDEAKMNLFGRIPNDPASKSAIRCEKRADIPRF, from the coding sequence ATGGTAGACGGCCTCTGGACCATCAAGTTCGTTTCCAGCAGTGGAGCAACGGGAGCTGGGGTCCTGGTGTTCTGGAACAATCGCATTTATGGGGGAGACGCCCGATACTATTACTTGGGGGAGTACCGGGTCGAAGGGGAGACCTTGTCGGTGAAGATGGAAATCACGCATTTCAGCGGCGAACCGGAATCCGTGTACGGACGGATGGAGTTCATCGAGCTGGAAATGCAGGGGAGGGTCGACGAGGCGAAGATGAACCTTTTCGGGCGGATCCCCAACGATCCGGCGAGCAAATCGGCCATCCGGTGCGAGAAGCGTGCGGACATTCCTCGTTTTTGA